Proteins encoded together in one Falco biarmicus isolate bFalBia1 chromosome 4, bFalBia1.pri, whole genome shotgun sequence window:
- the SNN gene encoding stannin, translated as MSMDHSPTTGVVTVIVILIAIAALGALILGCWCYLRLQRISQSEDEESIVGEGETKEPFLLVQYSAKGPCVERKAKLTPNGTEVHS; from the coding sequence ATGTCTATGGATCATAGCCCCACCACTGGAGTGGTgactgttattgttattttgatTGCTATAGCGGCTCTTGGTGCCTTGATACTGGGCTGCTGGTGTTACCTGCGTCTGCAGAGGATCAGCCAGTCTGAAGATGAGGAAAGCATTGTGGGTGAAGGAGAAACCAAAGAGCCCTTTCTTCTAGTGCAGTACTCTGCTAAAGGACCTTGTGTAGAGAGGAAAGCTAAGCTAACTCCAAATGGCACAGAAGTACATAGCTAA